A window of the Yersinia rochesterensis genome harbors these coding sequences:
- the fusA gene encoding elongation factor G: MARKTPIERYRNIGISAHIDAGKTTTTERILFYTGVSHKLGEVHDGGATTDWMAQEQERGITITSAAVTCFWKGMDGTLPDHRINIIDTPGHVDFTIEVERSMRVLDGAVMVYDAVGGVQPQSETVWRQANKYRVPRLAFVNKMDRPGADFFRVRQMMIDRLKANPVPIVIPIGSEEHFTGVVDLRLMRAIIWDEASQGMTFSYEPIPENLLATANEWREKMVSEAAEASEALMTEYLETGDLTVDEITQGLRIRTIAGEIQPMMCGSAFKNKGVQRMLDAVVELMPSPIDIPPVSGTDEDGNEVSRKADDNEKFSALAFKLMTDPYVGQLTFVRVYSGVLSKGDSVYNPIRGKKERIGRIVQMHANNRIEVDEIRAGDIAACVGLKDVTTGETLCDPDAVITLVRMEFPEPVISQAIEPKTKADQEKMGLALQRLASEDPSFRIRTDEESGQTIISGMGELHLEIIVDRMKREFGVEANIGKPQVTYRETVRKTVTDVEGKFVRQSGGKGQYGHVVFTLEPQAPGSGFAFVDATKGGVVPREYIGAVEKGVLEATNTGVLAGYPVVDVKVTLTFGSYHEVDSSELAFKMAAIFGFKEAVKRASPVILEPVMSVEVETPEEYAGNVMGDLSSRRGLVQGMEEMVGGGKIIRAEVPLSEMFGYSTVLRSMSQGRATYTMEFKHYAEAPRNVADAIIAARGTKA; encoded by the coding sequence ATGGCACGTAAAACTCCTATCGAGCGCTATCGCAACATTGGTATCTCCGCCCACATCGACGCCGGCAAAACCACCACCACCGAGCGTATTTTGTTCTATACCGGCGTCAGTCATAAGCTGGGTGAAGTGCATGATGGCGGCGCGACTACTGACTGGATGGCACAGGAGCAGGAACGTGGCATTACCATTACATCGGCTGCCGTGACCTGTTTCTGGAAAGGGATGGACGGAACCTTACCCGATCACCGCATCAACATTATCGACACCCCCGGACACGTGGATTTCACGATAGAAGTGGAGCGTTCCATGCGGGTGCTTGATGGTGCGGTCATGGTGTATGACGCGGTCGGTGGCGTGCAGCCACAATCCGAAACTGTCTGGCGTCAGGCCAATAAATATCGTGTTCCACGTTTAGCATTCGTTAATAAAATGGACCGCCCCGGCGCTGATTTTTTCCGCGTCCGCCAGATGATGATTGATCGTCTGAAAGCCAATCCAGTGCCCATTGTGATCCCCATCGGCAGTGAAGAGCACTTCACCGGCGTGGTAGATTTGCGCCTGATGCGCGCCATTATCTGGGATGAAGCTTCTCAGGGCATGACGTTTAGCTATGAACCCATCCCAGAAAACTTGCTGGCGACCGCCAATGAATGGCGCGAGAAAATGGTCTCCGAGGCGGCTGAAGCTTCTGAAGCACTGATGACCGAATATCTGGAAACCGGCGACCTGACGGTGGATGAAATTACCCAAGGTCTGCGCATCCGGACTATTGCCGGTGAAATTCAACCGATGATGTGCGGCAGTGCTTTTAAGAACAAAGGTGTGCAGCGCATGTTGGATGCAGTGGTTGAACTGATGCCATCGCCAATAGATATTCCGCCGGTCAGCGGCACAGATGAAGACGGTAATGAAGTGAGCCGCAAGGCCGATGATAATGAAAAATTCTCGGCGCTGGCGTTCAAATTGATGACCGACCCCTATGTCGGCCAGCTGACTTTCGTGCGCGTCTACTCAGGTGTATTGAGCAAAGGCGACAGTGTTTACAACCCGATTCGCGGCAAAAAAGAACGTATTGGCCGTATTGTTCAGATGCATGCCAATAACCGGATTGAAGTGGATGAAATCCGCGCCGGTGATATCGCCGCCTGTGTCGGCTTGAAGGATGTCACCACTGGGGAAACCCTGTGTGACCCAGATGCGGTAATTACGCTGGTGCGAATGGAATTCCCTGAGCCGGTAATTTCACAAGCGATTGAACCTAAGACCAAGGCCGATCAAGAGAAAATGGGGCTGGCACTGCAACGTCTGGCATCGGAAGATCCGTCATTCCGTATCCGGACTGACGAGGAGTCCGGCCAGACCATTATCTCCGGCATGGGTGAATTGCATCTGGAGATCATTGTCGACCGCATGAAACGCGAGTTCGGTGTGGAAGCCAATATCGGTAAACCACAAGTCACTTACCGCGAAACCGTGCGCAAGACCGTCACAGATGTTGAAGGCAAATTTGTTCGTCAATCCGGCGGTAAAGGGCAATACGGCCATGTGGTCTTTACTCTCGAACCGCAGGCTCCGGGCAGCGGCTTTGCTTTTGTTGATGCGACTAAAGGCGGTGTAGTGCCGCGTGAATATATCGGTGCCGTAGAAAAAGGCGTACTGGAAGCCACCAATACCGGGGTTCTGGCCGGTTATCCGGTGGTGGATGTGAAAGTGACCTTGACGTTCGGTTCTTATCACGAAGTGGACTCATCGGAACTGGCGTTTAAAATGGCCGCCATCTTTGGTTTTAAAGAAGCGGTTAAGCGCGCCTCACCGGTGATCCTCGAGCCAGTGATGAGCGTCGAAGTGGAAACACCAGAAGAATATGCCGGTAATGTGATGGGCGACCTTTCCTCTCGCCGTGGCTTGGTGCAAGGCATGGAAGAGATGGTCGGTGGCGGGAAAATCATCCGGGCGGAAGTGCCGTTATCAGAAATGTTCGGTTATTCCACCGTGTTGCGTTCCATGTCACAGGGGCGCGCGACTTATACTATGGAATTCAAGCATTACGCTGAAGCACCACGTAATGTGGCCGATGCCATTATTGCCGCACGAGGCACTAAAGCCTAA
- a CDS encoding ArsR/SmtB family transcription factor — MIANHPEREQIRLENVLTALGNPLRLAVVRRLAAGGEHACGTLVQGLSKSTLTHHWRVLRESGVIWQRPCGRESLLSLRRDDIDARFPGLLDVLLNAVANDATTDESTAKHLPE; from the coding sequence ATGATTGCAAATCATCCTGAGCGTGAGCAGATCCGGCTGGAAAATGTGCTGACGGCTTTAGGTAATCCACTGCGGTTGGCGGTGGTGCGTAGATTGGCTGCGGGTGGTGAACATGCCTGTGGCACTTTGGTGCAAGGTTTATCTAAATCTACCCTGACACATCATTGGCGTGTATTGCGGGAAAGTGGTGTTATCTGGCAACGGCCTTGTGGTCGCGAGAGTTTGTTATCATTACGGCGCGATGATATTGATGCCCGCTTCCCCGGCCTGTTGGATGTGTTGCTCAATGCGGTAGCCAATGATGCGACTACCGATGAATCGACGGCAAAACATCTGCCGGAGTGA
- a CDS encoding zinc-binding dehydrogenase produces MKTKALRLYGKNDLRLESFDLPEIGDDEILATVVTDSICLSSWKEANLGADHKKVPDNVAENPIIIGHEFCGDILQVGKKWQHKFKPGSRYVIQANLQLPDRPDCPGYSFPYVGGEATHVVIPNEVMEQDCLLPYEGESYFEGSLVEPLSCVIGAFNANYHLVPGTYQHKMGIKPGGNVLILGGTGPMGLLAIDYALHGPVNPQLLVITDRHQQKLDYAARLYPSEPQTQVHYLNTKHTDDQFERLMALTEGKGYDDIFVFVPSAELVTLASSLLAPDGCFNFFAGPQDKNFMASVNFYDLHYSFTHYVGTSGGNTDDMREAVKLIEAKKVNAGKVVSHILGLNDAAETTLNLPQIIGGKKLVYTGKNMPLTSLSELMSTEQDSPLLQELQVILRETDGLWSKAAEDFVLAHAQEI; encoded by the coding sequence ATGAAAACTAAAGCACTGCGTTTATATGGCAAGAATGACCTGCGGCTGGAAAGCTTCGACTTACCGGAAATAGGCGATGATGAAATTCTGGCCACTGTCGTGACTGACAGTATTTGTCTCTCTTCATGGAAAGAAGCCAATTTGGGCGCTGACCATAAAAAAGTGCCGGATAATGTGGCAGAAAATCCGATTATTATTGGTCATGAATTTTGTGGCGATATTTTGCAAGTTGGTAAGAAGTGGCAGCATAAATTCAAACCCGGCAGCCGTTATGTGATTCAGGCTAATCTGCAATTACCCGACCGCCCAGATTGTCCCGGCTATTCTTTCCCTTATGTAGGCGGTGAAGCCACTCATGTGGTTATTCCCAATGAAGTTATGGAGCAAGATTGCTTGCTGCCATATGAAGGCGAAAGTTATTTTGAAGGTTCATTGGTAGAGCCACTGTCTTGTGTTATCGGTGCATTTAATGCCAATTACCATCTGGTTCCCGGCACTTATCAGCATAAAATGGGGATAAAACCCGGTGGTAATGTATTAATTCTGGGTGGCACCGGCCCGATGGGATTATTAGCCATTGATTACGCGTTGCATGGACCCGTTAATCCGCAATTATTGGTTATTACCGATCGCCACCAGCAAAAGCTGGATTATGCCGCCCGCTTATATCCGAGCGAGCCGCAGACTCAAGTGCATTATCTGAATACCAAACACACTGATGATCAGTTTGAACGTTTAATGGCACTGACGGAGGGCAAAGGTTATGACGATATCTTCGTTTTCGTCCCTTCAGCTGAGTTGGTCACATTAGCTTCAAGCCTATTAGCTCCGGATGGCTGCTTTAATTTCTTTGCTGGCCCGCAGGATAAGAATTTTATGGCGTCGGTTAATTTCTACGACCTCCATTACTCCTTTACCCATTATGTCGGCACCTCAGGCGGTAATACCGACGACATGCGCGAAGCGGTGAAGTTAATTGAAGCGAAGAAAGTGAACGCGGGGAAAGTGGTATCTCACATTCTCGGGCTAAATGATGCGGCGGAAACCACCTTGAATTTACCGCAAATTATCGGCGGTAAAAAGTTGGTTTATACCGGCAAAAATATGCCCCTGACCTCATTAAGTGAACTGATGAGTACCGAGCAAGATTCGCCGTTATTACAGGAACTGCAAGTCATTTTGCGCGAAACTGATGGATTGTGGTCAAAAGCCGCCGAAGATTTTGTCCTGGCGCACGCCCAAGAGATTTAA
- a CDS encoding PTS system mannose/fructose/sorbose family transporter subunit IID, giving the protein MTTLNKRLTRSDLFKMFLRSNLQQASFNYERIHGLGFCYDMVPAIKRLYPLKEDQIAALKRHLVFFNTTPAVCGPVIGVTAAMEEARANGADIDEGAINSLKIGLMGPLAGVGDPLIWGTLRPITAALGASLALSGNVLGPILFFLSFNSVRLALKWFGLQYGFNKGINIVKDLGGNLLQKLTEGASILGLFIMGVLVTKWTSINVPLVISKTPGHDGTTVTMTVQNILDQLCPGLLALGLTLLMMRLLKRKINPIWLIFSLFGLGILGSWLGILS; this is encoded by the coding sequence ATGACCACATTAAACAAACGATTAACCCGGTCTGATCTGTTTAAAATGTTTTTACGCAGTAACTTGCAACAGGCCTCTTTTAACTATGAACGTATTCACGGCCTGGGTTTCTGCTACGACATGGTACCCGCCATTAAGCGCTTGTATCCGCTAAAAGAAGACCAAATTGCCGCCCTGAAACGCCATTTAGTGTTCTTTAACACCACTCCAGCAGTTTGTGGGCCAGTAATTGGCGTCACCGCCGCGATGGAAGAGGCGCGAGCCAATGGTGCGGATATTGATGAAGGGGCAATCAATAGCTTGAAAATCGGGCTGATGGGGCCGCTGGCTGGGGTCGGTGACCCGTTGATTTGGGGGACTTTGCGCCCAATCACAGCCGCTTTGGGAGCCTCGCTGGCACTGAGTGGTAATGTGCTAGGGCCGATTCTGTTCTTCCTTTCCTTTAATTCTGTGCGCCTGGCGCTGAAATGGTTCGGTCTGCAATACGGTTTCAACAAGGGCATCAATATCGTCAAAGATCTTGGCGGGAATTTGCTGCAAAAACTGACCGAGGGCGCATCCATTTTGGGCTTGTTTATCATGGGGGTATTGGTCACCAAATGGACCAGTATCAATGTGCCGCTGGTGATATCGAAAACGCCGGGTCACGACGGCACCACTGTGACCATGACGGTGCAGAATATTCTGGATCAGCTTTGCCCAGGTTTGCTGGCGCTGGGGCTTACCCTGTTAATGATGCGTTTACTCAAGCGCAAAATTAACCCTATTTGGCTCATCTTCTCCCTGTTTGGCCTCGGAATTTTGGGCTCATGGCTTGGCATTCTTTCCTGA
- a CDS encoding PTS mannose/fructose/sorbose transporter subunit IIC, with amino-acid sequence MEISLLQIILIFIFSCIAGIGSVLDEFQTHRPLIACTITGLILGDMTTGVILGGTLELIALGWMNVGAAQSPDSALASIIATILVIVGHQNIATGIAIALPVAAAGQVLTVFARTITVAFQHAADRAAETANFAMIDFMHVSALLVQAMRVAIPVLIVSIFVSADTVSHMLSAIPTVVTHGLQIAGGFIVVVGYAMVLNMMGVKYLMPFFFLGFIVGGYLGFSLLAFGGIGLIIALLYIQLNPLYQKPAAAVAQANQAKLDELED; translated from the coding sequence ATGGAAATAAGTTTACTACAAATAATCTTAATCTTTATTTTCTCATGCATTGCCGGTATCGGCAGCGTGCTGGATGAATTCCAAACTCACCGGCCATTAATCGCCTGCACTATTACTGGTTTAATTCTTGGCGATATGACCACCGGCGTTATCCTCGGCGGTACGTTGGAGTTAATCGCCCTTGGTTGGATGAATGTGGGTGCCGCGCAATCTCCCGACTCTGCGCTCGCCAGTATTATCGCCACCATTCTGGTGATTGTCGGCCATCAGAATATTGCCACCGGGATCGCCATTGCCCTGCCGGTAGCCGCTGCTGGCCAAGTATTGACGGTCTTTGCCCGCACCATCACTGTAGCGTTCCAGCACGCAGCTGACCGAGCCGCGGAAACAGCCAATTTCGCCATGATTGATTTTATGCATGTATCGGCATTGTTGGTTCAGGCCATGCGAGTTGCCATTCCGGTATTGATCGTGTCTATCTTTGTCAGCGCCGATACCGTTAGCCATATGCTCAGTGCTATTCCAACGGTAGTGACCCATGGGTTGCAAATTGCGGGCGGATTTATCGTGGTGGTCGGCTACGCCATGGTGCTCAACATGATGGGCGTGAAATACCTTATGCCCTTCTTCTTCCTCGGTTTTATTGTCGGAGGCTATCTCGGTTTCAGCCTGCTCGCATTCGGCGGCATCGGTCTGATTATTGCCTTGCTGTATATCCAGTTAAACCCGCTTTATCAGAAACCGGCAGCAGCTGTAGCCCAAGCCAACCAAGCCAAACTTGATGAATTAGAAGATTAG
- a CDS encoding mannose/fructose/sorbose PTS transporter subunit IIB — protein sequence MKINLARIDDRLIHGQVTTVWAKEAKAERIIICSDEVYNDEIRKTLLKQAAPPGIKVNVVNIEKAVAVYHNPNYINDTVFYLFTNPNDVLRLVDQGVKISVINIGGMAFKQGKTQLTKAVSVDKNDINAFYALAERGVHLDLRVVTSDPDVDVIKKLRELESK from the coding sequence ATGAAAATCAATCTGGCAAGAATTGACGACCGGCTGATTCATGGTCAGGTCACCACGGTTTGGGCCAAAGAAGCCAAAGCCGAGCGTATTATTATTTGTAGCGACGAAGTTTATAACGATGAAATCCGGAAAACATTATTAAAACAGGCCGCACCACCGGGAATCAAAGTGAATGTCGTTAATATTGAAAAGGCGGTGGCAGTTTATCACAACCCGAATTATATCAACGACACAGTTTTTTATTTATTCACCAATCCAAATGATGTTTTACGATTGGTAGATCAGGGCGTGAAAATTTCCGTGATTAATATTGGCGGCATGGCCTTTAAACAAGGAAAAACACAATTAACCAAAGCAGTATCAGTGGATAAAAATGATATTAACGCCTTTTATGCATTAGCTGAACGTGGTGTTCATTTAGATTTACGAGTAGTCACTTCCGATCCTGATGTGGATGTGATTAAAAAACTACGTGAGTTGGAGTCTAAATAA
- a CDS encoding PTS sugar transporter subunit IIA, with the protein MVNVIFCGHGDLAVSMLNSVNMVYGETQNITPLLFNRGENAEDLVKKMQDVMAKNHNDAWLIAVDLQGGSPYNAAARLAFSDNRIQVISGLSLPLALEIADNQQVMAAEELTDYLLDIGTQCVQSFRHQQNSEEEEADFI; encoded by the coding sequence ATGGTTAATGTCATTTTTTGTGGTCACGGTGACTTAGCGGTTTCAATGCTCAACTCCGTCAATATGGTGTATGGCGAAACACAGAATATTACCCCGCTGCTATTTAACCGAGGCGAAAACGCCGAAGACTTAGTGAAGAAAATGCAGGATGTCATGGCAAAAAATCACAATGACGCCTGGCTAATTGCGGTGGATTTACAAGGTGGCAGCCCTTATAACGCCGCCGCGCGTCTGGCATTCAGTGATAATCGAATTCAAGTCATCAGCGGATTATCTTTGCCATTGGCATTGGAAATTGCTGATAACCAGCAAGTGATGGCGGCGGAAGAACTGACGGACTATTTACTCGATATCGGCACACAGTGCGTGCAGTCATTCCGACACCAACAAAATAGCGAAGAAGAAGAGGCCGACTTTATATGA
- a CDS encoding SDR family oxidoreductase — MSDWLNLKDKVVIVTGGASGIGYAIVEELLTAGAKVQLADVNPLEGEIKNNPQLNFIQLDISDRNSVQAAIDNILAQHGHIDALVNNAGINLPRLLVDPKQSHSQYELKDNEFEKMVNVNQKGVYLMSQAVARNMIENKNGVIINLTSESGLEGSEGQSCYAATKAALYSFTRSWAKELGKYGIRVVGVAPGILEKTGLRTLDYEEALAYTRNITVEQLRDGYTKNAIPIGRAGKLSEIADFVTYLLSERASYITGVTYNIAGGKTRG, encoded by the coding sequence ATGAGCGATTGGCTAAATTTAAAAGATAAAGTGGTTATTGTCACCGGTGGTGCGTCAGGGATTGGTTATGCCATTGTAGAAGAATTACTGACGGCGGGAGCCAAAGTACAATTAGCTGATGTTAATCCACTTGAGGGTGAGATTAAAAATAATCCGCAATTGAATTTTATTCAGTTGGATATTTCTGACCGTAATAGCGTACAAGCCGCAATAGATAATATTTTGGCTCAACACGGGCATATTGATGCGCTGGTCAACAATGCGGGGATTAATCTCCCACGACTGTTGGTCGATCCCAAGCAAAGTCATAGCCAATATGAACTGAAAGATAATGAATTTGAAAAAATGGTTAATGTGAATCAGAAAGGGGTCTATCTGATGTCACAAGCTGTAGCACGCAATATGATAGAAAATAAAAACGGCGTCATTATTAACCTCACCTCAGAAAGCGGATTGGAAGGTTCAGAAGGCCAAAGTTGCTATGCCGCGACTAAAGCCGCGCTATACAGCTTTACCCGCTCATGGGCCAAAGAACTGGGGAAATACGGTATCCGCGTAGTGGGTGTCGCACCCGGCATTTTAGAAAAAACCGGTTTGCGCACTCTCGATTATGAAGAAGCACTGGCCTACACCCGCAATATCACCGTCGAACAATTGCGCGACGGTTATACCAAGAATGCCATTCCAATTGGCCGGGCAGGGAAACTCTCTGAAATTGCTGATTTCGTCACTTACCTATTATCCGAACGCGCCAGCTATATCACTGGTGTGACCTATAACATTGCCGGCGGCAAAACTCGCGGTTAA
- a CDS encoding sugar-binding transcriptional regulator, whose amino-acid sequence MEKSDDLRLMVKVAQMYYEQNFTQAEIARALGIYRTSISRMLKKVREQGIVTISINYNYNENLLLEQQLKSRFKLREAIVVSCEQDSSPENQLILMAKQCSALLNRIIENGDILGFSWGSAIATLVEQMDTSSVSRQLTCIPMVGGPSGKLESRFHVNTLVYSAAMKLKGESLLIDFPAILEESVIRDGIVQSQHYQAIADYWQRLDIAIFGIGSPNISGNSTWRAFYGSDVIDHFNDRQVAGDICSRFYDLQGNQVETYISDKTITIQLDKIKKARYSIGIAHSHDKISGIIGAIKGKYINSLVTTKETAEEILKLTA is encoded by the coding sequence ATGGAAAAGAGCGATGATCTGCGCCTGATGGTGAAAGTTGCACAAATGTATTATGAGCAAAATTTCACACAAGCTGAGATAGCGCGGGCGCTGGGGATTTACCGCACCAGCATCAGCCGAATGCTCAAAAAAGTACGCGAACAAGGCATTGTCACTATTTCAATCAACTATAACTATAACGAAAATTTGTTGTTGGAACAGCAGTTGAAATCGCGCTTTAAATTACGTGAGGCAATTGTTGTTTCTTGCGAACAGGACTCATCGCCAGAAAATCAACTAATACTGATGGCAAAACAGTGCAGCGCATTACTGAATAGAATTATTGAAAATGGCGATATTCTGGGCTTCTCCTGGGGCAGTGCGATTGCCACACTGGTTGAGCAGATGGATACCTCGTCGGTATCGCGCCAATTAACCTGTATTCCTATGGTTGGCGGCCCTTCAGGTAAGTTGGAAAGCCGCTTTCATGTTAATACGCTGGTCTACAGCGCTGCGATGAAATTAAAAGGCGAGTCATTGTTGATCGATTTCCCGGCCATTCTGGAAGAAAGTGTTATCCGCGATGGCATTGTGCAATCTCAGCATTATCAGGCGATTGCTGATTATTGGCAGCGGTTGGATATCGCTATATTCGGTATTGGCTCTCCCAATATTTCGGGAAACTCTACCTGGCGCGCTTTTTATGGTAGCGATGTTATTGACCACTTTAATGACCGGCAGGTCGCCGGGGATATCTGCTCGCGCTTTTATGATTTACAAGGTAATCAGGTAGAAACTTATATCTCGGATAAAACCATTACTATTCAATTAGACAAAATTAAGAAAGCCCGTTATTCCATTGGAATTGCACACTCTCACGATAAAATCAGCGGAATCATCGGCGCGATTAAAGGAAAGTATATTAATAGTCTGGTGACTACCAAAGAAACTGCCGAGGAGATATTAAAACTCACGGCGTAA
- a CDS encoding nitrilase-related carbon-nitrogen hydrolase, translating into MSIAPYLAAAIQFEPLMFAKEANVQQLLALVEQAAQKGARLITTPEMATTGYCWFDRQEIAPMVETVPGESTARFTELAQRYQCYIVLGMPEVDPQTALYYNSAVLIGPHGVIGCHRKSHPYISEPKWAAAGDVGHQVFDTPLGRIGMLVCMDIHFPETARLLALDGADVICHISNWLAERTPAPYWISRAMENGCYLLESNRWGLERGVQFSGGSCIIEPDGNIAAVVDDGNGIAYAEVDISRSRQRQVLGELVFEQRRPDYYHSLLSDSFLWNPQDFFGLYGQQPLPAGKQSRITVAQFCSTEQVEDNLATITAMTENAVLQQGSELIVFPELALTGYHAGAADAQTPESPAVQALARLAMKLRVYLVVGMAEKQQDKNYNTQVLFGPEGIIGTYRQIHLSQQNQQWASAGEYWRVFDTALGRVGLLLGHDALLPESARILALMGCDIIACSAALPAGFTAAHKGSAVVQNYPIPTGADPLHWHLFRTRAGENNLYLAFANVVDDINERGGYSGVFGPETFTFPRLERLLWQETQAVTQTIDTRSLAGSPYPTNVVRRKDLVAMRQPHHYKPLLN; encoded by the coding sequence ATGTCGATAGCCCCTTATCTTGCAGCCGCCATTCAGTTTGAACCCCTCATGTTTGCCAAAGAGGCAAATGTGCAGCAGTTATTGGCATTGGTAGAACAGGCGGCACAAAAAGGTGCTCGCCTGATTACTACCCCCGAAATGGCGACCACCGGCTACTGTTGGTTTGACCGACAGGAAATCGCGCCAATGGTCGAAACCGTTCCCGGCGAAAGCACCGCCCGATTCACTGAATTAGCCCAACGTTATCAATGCTATATCGTGTTAGGAATGCCGGAGGTAGACCCGCAAACCGCGCTGTATTACAACAGTGCGGTACTCATCGGGCCGCATGGGGTCATTGGTTGCCATCGCAAAAGTCATCCTTATATTTCAGAACCTAAATGGGCCGCAGCAGGGGATGTCGGGCATCAAGTGTTTGATACGCCGCTGGGGCGTATTGGCATGTTGGTCTGTATGGATATTCACTTTCCCGAAACCGCCCGTTTGCTGGCGCTGGATGGCGCTGATGTAATTTGCCATATCAGCAATTGGCTGGCGGAGCGCACACCCGCACCTTACTGGATCAGCCGAGCCATGGAAAATGGCTGCTATTTACTGGAAAGCAATCGCTGGGGGCTAGAGCGCGGAGTCCAATTTAGCGGCGGTAGCTGCATTATTGAACCTGATGGCAACATTGCAGCAGTGGTGGATGACGGCAACGGAATAGCTTATGCCGAAGTTGATATCAGCCGCAGCCGCCAGCGCCAGGTCTTGGGCGAATTGGTGTTTGAGCAGCGCCGCCCTGACTATTATCACTCACTATTAAGTGACAGTTTTTTATGGAATCCGCAGGATTTCTTTGGGCTTTACGGGCAGCAGCCTTTGCCTGCGGGCAAACAGAGCCGCATCACGGTGGCGCAGTTCTGCTCAACTGAACAGGTAGAGGACAATCTGGCGACCATTACCGCCATGACAGAAAACGCCGTTTTACAACAAGGTAGCGAACTAATTGTCTTCCCGGAATTAGCCCTGACCGGCTATCACGCAGGCGCGGCTGATGCTCAAACACCAGAAAGCCCAGCCGTGCAGGCGTTAGCTCGCCTGGCTATGAAATTGCGGGTCTATCTGGTGGTGGGGATGGCCGAAAAACAGCAGGATAAAAACTACAACACACAGGTTTTGTTTGGGCCAGAGGGGATAATCGGCACTTATCGGCAAATCCATCTTTCTCAACAAAATCAACAGTGGGCCAGCGCAGGGGAATACTGGCGGGTGTTTGATACGGCGCTCGGCAGGGTCGGATTGCTATTGGGCCATGATGCTTTGTTACCTGAATCAGCGCGCATTTTGGCCCTGATGGGTTGCGATATTATCGCCTGTTCCGCCGCCCTGCCGGCCGGTTTTACTGCCGCGCATAAGGGCAGTGCTGTGGTGCAAAATTACCCCATTCCGACTGGAGCCGACCCACTGCACTGGCACTTATTCAGAACCCGCGCAGGGGAAAATAATCTTTATCTGGCCTTTGCTAATGTCGTCGATGACATCAATGAGCGCGGGGGATATAGCGGAGTATTCGGGCCAGAAACCTTTACTTTTCCACGGCTTGAGCGGCTGCTTTGGCAAGAAACGCAAGCCGTCACACAGACAATTGATACTCGCTCACTCGCGGGCAGCCCCTACCCTACCAATGTGGTGCGCCGTAAAGATTTGGTCGCCATGCGCCAGCCCCATCACTATAAACCGCTGCTGAATTAA
- a CDS encoding ANTAR domain-containing response regulator has translation MRPSDSRISPTALLLSRGVRCVVLHPDDDDGETLTNHLRRMGFKVQAFWPIPEQLPADTDLIFYALQSDNPEPDVSWFAPNKHALIAVIAYENPTFIDQALKMGADTTITTPLRASGLLSAMVFALHHAQQQRQMSERIERLEKKVLGVRQVSEAKAILMRMHSIGEEQAYEILRHQAMDKRITVEEISCALIQANDIFSWTTPGAANNRKN, from the coding sequence ATGCGACCTAGCGATAGCAGAATCAGCCCAACCGCCCTCTTACTCAGCCGCGGAGTCCGCTGTGTCGTGTTACACCCCGACGACGATGATGGCGAAACGCTGACTAATCATTTGCGCCGGATGGGGTTTAAAGTTCAAGCTTTCTGGCCCATTCCCGAACAACTCCCCGCCGACACTGATTTAATTTTCTATGCATTACAGTCAGATAACCCAGAACCGGATGTTTCCTGGTTCGCTCCCAACAAACATGCTCTGATAGCGGTTATCGCCTATGAAAACCCCACATTTATTGACCAAGCACTCAAAATGGGCGCGGATACCACAATCACTACCCCCCTGCGCGCCTCCGGTTTGCTATCGGCGATGGTGTTTGCTTTGCACCATGCCCAACAGCAGCGACAGATGAGTGAACGTATTGAGCGGCTGGAGAAAAAAGTGCTGGGAGTCCGCCAGGTCAGTGAGGCCAAAGCCATCCTGATGCGGATGCACAGCATTGGTGAAGAACAGGCCTACGAGATCCTGCGCCATCAGGCCATGGACAAACGCATTACCGTCGAAGAGATTTCATGCGCACTGATTCAGGCCAATGATATTTTCTCCTGGACCACCCCAGGAGCCGCCAACAACCGGAAAAACTGA